The following proteins are encoded in a genomic region of Lutra lutra chromosome 16, mLutLut1.2, whole genome shotgun sequence:
- the AOC2 gene encoding retina-specific copper amine oxidase isoform X1, translated as MNLKVVLVFLALSLITIFALAYVLLTSQGGSSQPPRCPSVSPSAQPWTHPSQSQLFADLSRDELTAVMSFLTQQLGPGLVDAAQARPSDNCIFSVELHLPPKAAALAHLDRGSPPPAREALAIVFFGGQPQPNVSELVVGPLPRPSYLRDVTVERYGGPLPYHRRPMLGAEFAQMWKHLKEVELPKAPGFLASVLNYNGSTLAPLHATPSGLRSGDRATWIALYHNISGVGIFLHPVGLELLLDHRALDPARWAVQRVFYLGRYYADLGQLEWEFKAGRLEVVRVPLPLPNGASSLKSRTSPGPLPPLQFSPQGSQYSVQGNLVASSLWTFTFGHGVFSGMRIFDIRFKGERVAYEVSVQECVSVYGADSPKTMMTRYLDSSYGLGRHSRGLVRGVDCPYQSTMVDIHILVGTGTVQLLPGAVCVFEEAQGLPLRRHHNHLESHFYGGLAGSALVVRSVSSVGNYDYIWDFVLHPNGALEGRVHATGYINTAFLSGSEESLLFGNRVGDRVLGAVHTHAFHFKLDLDVAGLKNWVVAEDVVFKPVAAPWSPEHHLQRPQLTRQVLGREDLTAFSLGEPLPRYLYLAGNQTNAWGHQRGYRIQIHSPLGLHMPLESDMERALSWGRYQLVVTRRKEEESQSSSIYYQNDIWTPTMAFADFINNETLLGEDLVAWVTASFLHIPHAEDVPNTVTLGNRVGFLLRPYNFFDEDPSIFSPGSVYFEKGQDAGLCSVNPVACIPNLAACVPDLPPFFYQDL; from the exons ATGAATCTCAAGGTAGTCCTCGTATTCCTGGCACTGTCCCTCATTACCATCTTTGCCCTGGCCTATGTCTTGCTGACCAGCCAAGGTGGCTCCAGCCAGCCTCCCCGCTGCCCCTCCGTGTCCCCCAGTGCCCAGCCCTGGACACACCCCAGCCAGAGCCAGCTGTTTGCAGACCTGAGCCGAGACGAGCTGACAGCTGTGATGAGCTTCCTGACCCAGCAGCTAGGGCCAGGCCTGGTGGATGCAGCCCAGGCCCGCCCCTCGGACAACTGCATCTTCTCAGTGGAGCTGCACCTGCCCCCCAAGGCCGCCGCCCTGGCCCACCTGGACAGGGGGAGCCCCCCACCTGCCCGGGAGGCACTGGCCATCGTCTTCTTTGGCGGACAGCCCCAGCCCAACGTGAGTGAGCTGGTGGTGGGGCCGCTGCCACGGCCCTCCTACCTGCGGGATGTGACGGTGGAGCGTTACGGGGGCCCCCTCCCCTACCACCGCCGCCCCATGTTGGGAGCTGAGTTTGCCCAGATGTGGAAGCATCTGAAGGAGGTGGAGCTACCCAAGGCCCCAGGCTTTCTGGCTTCTGTCTTAAACTACAATGGCTCTACTTTGGCACCTCTACATGCCACCCCCAGTGGCTTGCGCTCAGGGGATCGTGCTACCTGGATAGCCCTCTACCATAACATCTCAGGTGTTGGGATTTTCCTTCACCCAGTGGGGCTGGAGCTGCTGCTGGACCACAGGGCCCTGGACCCTGCCCGCTGGGCTGTCCAACGGGTCTTCTACCTTGGGCGCTACTATGCAGACTTGGGACAGTTGGAATGGGAGTTTAAGGCTGGCCGCCTGGAAGTGGTTAgggttcctctccccctgccaaaTGGGGCTTCATCCTTGAAGTCCCGGACCTCCCCAGGTCCTCTCCCCCCTCTTCAGTTCTCACCCCAGGGCTCCCAGTACAGTGTGCAGGGGAACCTGGTGGCATCCTCCCTCTGGACATTTACCTTTGGTCATGGGGTGTTCAGTGGCATGAGGATTTTTGATATTCGGTTCAAGGGCGAGCGAGTGGCCTACGAAGTCAGTGTCCAGGAGTGTGTATCCGTCTATGGTGCTGATTCACCCAAGACAATGATGACCAGATACTTGGATAGCAGCTATGGACTTGGCCGTCACAGCCGGGGCTTGGTTCGGGGCGTTGACTGTCCCTATCAGTCTACGATGGTGGACATCCACATATTAGTGGGCACAGGGACAGTCCAGCTGCTCCCAGGGGCTGTGTGTGTATTTGAGGAGGCACAAGGACTACCCCTTCGGAGGCACCACAATCACCTCGAGAGTCATTTCTATGGTGGTTTGGCTGGCTCGGCCCTTGTAGTCAGGTCTGTGTCATCTGTAGGCAACTATGACTACATTTGGGACTTTGTACTGCACCCAAATGGGGCGCTGGAAGGGCGGGTTCATGCCACAGGCTATATCAACACGGCTTTCCTGAGTGGGAGTGAGGAGAGCCTCCTCTTCGGAAACCGTGTGGGGGATCGAGTGCTGGGGGCAGTGCACACGCATGCCTTCCACTTCAAGCTGGACCTGGATGTGGCAG GGCTGAAAAACTGGGTGGTAGCTGAAGATGTGGTGTTTAAACCTGTGGCAGCCCCTTGGAGTCCAGAGCACCACCTGCAGCGGCCACAGCTCACCCGGCAGGTCCTCGGAAGGGAGGACCTCACAGCTTTTTCCTTGGGAGAGCCCCTTCCCCGCTACCTTTATCTGGCTGGCAACCAGACTAATGCCTGGGGTCACCAGCGCGGGTACCGGATCCAGATCCACAGCCCCCTCGGCCTACACATGCCCCTGGAGAGCGACATGGAGAGGGCCCTCAGctgggggag ATACCAGCTCGTGGTGACccggaggaaggaggaggagtcacAGAGCAGCAGCATCTATTACCAGAATGACATCTGGACCCCTACTATGGCCTTTGCTGACTTCATCAACAATGAGACCCTCTTAGGAGAG GACCTGGTCGCTTGGGTTACAGCCAGCTTCCTGCATATCCCCCATGCTGAGGATGTCCCCAATACAGTGACTCTAGGAAACAGAGTTGGCTTCTTGCTCCGACCCTATAACTTCTTTGATGAAGATCCCTCCATCTTCTCCCCTGGCAGCGTCTACTTTGAGAAAGGCCAGGATGCTGGGCTCTGCAGTGTCAACCCCGTGGCCTGTATCCCCAACCTGGCGGCCTGTGTCCCGGACCTGCCCCCTTTCTTTTACCAGGACTTGTAG
- the AOC2 gene encoding retina-specific copper amine oxidase isoform X2 translates to MNLKVVLVFLALSLITIFALAYVLLTSQGGSSQPPRCPSVSPSAQPWTHPSQSQLFADLSRDELTAVMSFLTQQLGPGLVDAAQARPSDNCIFSVELHLPPKAAALAHLDRGSPPPAREALAIVFFGGQPQPNVSELVVGPLPRPSYLRDVTVERYGGPLPYHRRPMLGAEFAQMWKHLKEVELPKAPGFLASVLNYNGSTLAPLHATPSGLRSGDRATWIALYHNISGVGIFLHPVGLELLLDHRALDPARWAVQRVFYLGRYYADLGQLEWEFKAGRLEVVRVPLPLPNGASSLKSRTSPGPLPPLQFSPQGSQYSVQGNLVASSLWTFTFGHGVFSGMRIFDIRFKGERVAYEVSVQECVSVYGADSPKTMMTRYLDSSYGLGRHSRGLVRGVDCPYQSTMVDIHILVGTGTVQLLPGAVCVFEEAQGLPLRRHHNHLESHFYGGLAGSALVVRSVSSVGNYDYIWDFVLHPNGALEGRVHATGYINTAFLSGSEESLLFGNRVGDRVLGAVHTHAFHFKLDLDVAGLKNWVVAEDVVFKPVAAPWSPEHHLQRPQLTRQVLGREDLTAFSLGEPLPRYLYLAGNQTNAWGHQRGYRIQIHSPLGLHMPLESDMERALSWGSSK, encoded by the exons ATGAATCTCAAGGTAGTCCTCGTATTCCTGGCACTGTCCCTCATTACCATCTTTGCCCTGGCCTATGTCTTGCTGACCAGCCAAGGTGGCTCCAGCCAGCCTCCCCGCTGCCCCTCCGTGTCCCCCAGTGCCCAGCCCTGGACACACCCCAGCCAGAGCCAGCTGTTTGCAGACCTGAGCCGAGACGAGCTGACAGCTGTGATGAGCTTCCTGACCCAGCAGCTAGGGCCAGGCCTGGTGGATGCAGCCCAGGCCCGCCCCTCGGACAACTGCATCTTCTCAGTGGAGCTGCACCTGCCCCCCAAGGCCGCCGCCCTGGCCCACCTGGACAGGGGGAGCCCCCCACCTGCCCGGGAGGCACTGGCCATCGTCTTCTTTGGCGGACAGCCCCAGCCCAACGTGAGTGAGCTGGTGGTGGGGCCGCTGCCACGGCCCTCCTACCTGCGGGATGTGACGGTGGAGCGTTACGGGGGCCCCCTCCCCTACCACCGCCGCCCCATGTTGGGAGCTGAGTTTGCCCAGATGTGGAAGCATCTGAAGGAGGTGGAGCTACCCAAGGCCCCAGGCTTTCTGGCTTCTGTCTTAAACTACAATGGCTCTACTTTGGCACCTCTACATGCCACCCCCAGTGGCTTGCGCTCAGGGGATCGTGCTACCTGGATAGCCCTCTACCATAACATCTCAGGTGTTGGGATTTTCCTTCACCCAGTGGGGCTGGAGCTGCTGCTGGACCACAGGGCCCTGGACCCTGCCCGCTGGGCTGTCCAACGGGTCTTCTACCTTGGGCGCTACTATGCAGACTTGGGACAGTTGGAATGGGAGTTTAAGGCTGGCCGCCTGGAAGTGGTTAgggttcctctccccctgccaaaTGGGGCTTCATCCTTGAAGTCCCGGACCTCCCCAGGTCCTCTCCCCCCTCTTCAGTTCTCACCCCAGGGCTCCCAGTACAGTGTGCAGGGGAACCTGGTGGCATCCTCCCTCTGGACATTTACCTTTGGTCATGGGGTGTTCAGTGGCATGAGGATTTTTGATATTCGGTTCAAGGGCGAGCGAGTGGCCTACGAAGTCAGTGTCCAGGAGTGTGTATCCGTCTATGGTGCTGATTCACCCAAGACAATGATGACCAGATACTTGGATAGCAGCTATGGACTTGGCCGTCACAGCCGGGGCTTGGTTCGGGGCGTTGACTGTCCCTATCAGTCTACGATGGTGGACATCCACATATTAGTGGGCACAGGGACAGTCCAGCTGCTCCCAGGGGCTGTGTGTGTATTTGAGGAGGCACAAGGACTACCCCTTCGGAGGCACCACAATCACCTCGAGAGTCATTTCTATGGTGGTTTGGCTGGCTCGGCCCTTGTAGTCAGGTCTGTGTCATCTGTAGGCAACTATGACTACATTTGGGACTTTGTACTGCACCCAAATGGGGCGCTGGAAGGGCGGGTTCATGCCACAGGCTATATCAACACGGCTTTCCTGAGTGGGAGTGAGGAGAGCCTCCTCTTCGGAAACCGTGTGGGGGATCGAGTGCTGGGGGCAGTGCACACGCATGCCTTCCACTTCAAGCTGGACCTGGATGTGGCAG GGCTGAAAAACTGGGTGGTAGCTGAAGATGTGGTGTTTAAACCTGTGGCAGCCCCTTGGAGTCCAGAGCACCACCTGCAGCGGCCACAGCTCACCCGGCAGGTCCTCGGAAGGGAGGACCTCACAGCTTTTTCCTTGGGAGAGCCCCTTCCCCGCTACCTTTATCTGGCTGGCAACCAGACTAATGCCTGGGGTCACCAGCGCGGGTACCGGATCCAGATCCACAGCCCCCTCGGCCTACACATGCCCCTGGAGAGCGACATGGAGAGGGCCCTCAGctgggggag CTCCAAGTAG
- the PSME3 gene encoding proteasome activator complex subunit 3 isoform X1, whose protein sequence is MASLLKVDQEVKLKVDSFRERITSEAEDLVANFFPKKLLELDSFLKEPILNIHDLTQIHSDMNLPVPDPILLTNSHDGLDGPTYKKRRLDECEEAFQGTKVFVMPNGMLKSNQQLVDIIEKVKPEIRLLIEKCNTVKMWVQLLIPRIEDGNNFGVSIQEETVAELRTVESEAASYLDQISRYYITRAKLVSKIAKYPHVEDYRRTVTEIDEKEYISLRLIISELRNQYVTLHDMILKNIEKIKRPRSSNAETLY, encoded by the exons GTTGATTCTTTCAGGGAGCGGATCACAAGTGAG GCAGAAGACTTGGTGGcaaattttttcccaaagaagttGTTAGAACTTGATAGTTTTTTGAAG GAACCAATCCTAAACATCCATGACCTAACTCAGATCCACTCAGACATGAATCTCCCAGTCCCTGACCCCATTCTTCTCACCAATAGCCACGATGGACTGGACGGT CCCACTTACAAGAAGCGAAGGTTGGATGAGTGTGAAGAGGCCTTCCAAG GAACCAAGGTGTTCGTGATGCCCAATGGGATGCTAAAAAGCAACCAGCAGCTAGTGGACATTATTGAGAAAGTGAAACCTGAGATCCGGCTGCTGATTGAGAAATGCAACACG GTCAAAATGTGGGTACAGCTCTTGATTCCCAGGATAGAAGATGGGAACAACTTCGGGGTATCCATTCAG gaggagACAGTTGCAGAACTAAGAACTGTTGAGAGTGAAGCTGCATCTTATCTGGACCAGATATCTAG aTATTATATTACAAGAGCCAAATTGGTTTCTAAAATAGCTAAATATCCCCATGTG GAGGACTATCGTCGCACCGTGACAGAGATTGATGAGAAAGAATATATCAGCCTTCGGCTCATCATATCAGAGCTAAGGAATCAGTAT GTCACTCTACATGACATGATCCTGAAAAATATCGAGAAGATCAAACGGCCCCGGAGCAGCAATGCAGAGACACTGTACtga
- the PSME3 gene encoding proteasome activator complex subunit 3 isoform X2, whose amino-acid sequence MEKWILKKIKYLQSGGLSASHYNYKVDSFRERITSEAEDLVANFFPKKLLELDSFLKEPILNIHDLTQIHSDMNLPVPDPILLTNSHDGLDGPTYKKRRLDECEEAFQGTKVFVMPNGMLKSNQQLVDIIEKVKPEIRLLIEKCNTVKMWVQLLIPRIEDGNNFGVSIQEETVAELRTVESEAASYLDQISRYYITRAKLVSKIAKYPHVEDYRRTVTEIDEKEYISLRLIISELRNQYVTLHDMILKNIEKIKRPRSSNAETLY is encoded by the exons GTTGATTCTTTCAGGGAGCGGATCACAAGTGAG GCAGAAGACTTGGTGGcaaattttttcccaaagaagttGTTAGAACTTGATAGTTTTTTGAAG GAACCAATCCTAAACATCCATGACCTAACTCAGATCCACTCAGACATGAATCTCCCAGTCCCTGACCCCATTCTTCTCACCAATAGCCACGATGGACTGGACGGT CCCACTTACAAGAAGCGAAGGTTGGATGAGTGTGAAGAGGCCTTCCAAG GAACCAAGGTGTTCGTGATGCCCAATGGGATGCTAAAAAGCAACCAGCAGCTAGTGGACATTATTGAGAAAGTGAAACCTGAGATCCGGCTGCTGATTGAGAAATGCAACACG GTCAAAATGTGGGTACAGCTCTTGATTCCCAGGATAGAAGATGGGAACAACTTCGGGGTATCCATTCAG gaggagACAGTTGCAGAACTAAGAACTGTTGAGAGTGAAGCTGCATCTTATCTGGACCAGATATCTAG aTATTATATTACAAGAGCCAAATTGGTTTCTAAAATAGCTAAATATCCCCATGTG GAGGACTATCGTCGCACCGTGACAGAGATTGATGAGAAAGAATATATCAGCCTTCGGCTCATCATATCAGAGCTAAGGAATCAGTAT GTCACTCTACATGACATGATCCTGAAAAATATCGAGAAGATCAAACGGCCCCGGAGCAGCAATGCAGAGACACTGTACtga